A stretch of Coccidioides posadasii str. Silveira chromosome 2, complete sequence DNA encodes these proteins:
- a CDS encoding uncharacterized protein (EggNog:ENOG410PICF~COG:A~BUSCO:6968at33183) yields MGSNDSRIEYRIASLVHSHFNALPQRCKPTIRPNGTPEWIPLSGIVLVTREDTAEESLTCVALATGAKCLSSSQIHLCQGLVLHDSHAEILALRAFNRWLLEECKSMLTHSQELSSRDKEGIGCQLRNDGNGQISPFLEWRVSRLESTSAIPGNHAKELLWPPFKLKENIRIWMYCTCAPCGDASMELCMAAQDDPTPWDVRALDDAATEIESDLTKGLLDGRAHFSVLGAVRRKPSRADAEPTLSKSCSDKLAAKQITSLLSFPASLLIAPSPNAYLANLILPEDEISQVACERSFGNGQTGRLRELNGRKWQDFGASARLDSYYAFFPFTVRSLPMEQLSALWHFSKSKDAGLPASKSSNKSAVWTAASSFGAKPAYTSFRQKQSTGRASKSIPKTFPTNIIETILNGVKQGYRITSPDARKASALSRAKMCELLCDIVKLLPEVSIGYYQSKDGCPVNENEASRKRLDDRSEMGERFAHLKECVVSSPTYFLMKRNAEGARLLHLRKQALEDVRQTLGNWIENRGDEQWTLGPAKDKNV; encoded by the exons ATGGGCTCTAATGACTCCCGCATAGAGTATCGCATTGCGTCCCTCGTTCACTCGCACTTCAATGCTCTTCCTCAACGGTGTAAGCCAACCATCCGCCCAAATGGAACACCGGAATGGATCCCCTTGAGTGGAATTGTGCTCGTGACGA GGGAGGATACCGCTGAGGAATCTCTGACCTGTGTTGCTCTTGC AACGGGCGCGAAATGCCTTTCGTCGTCTCAAATTCACCTTTGCCAGGGACTTGTGCTTCATGACAGTCATGCTGAGATCCTTGCGCTCCGTGCTTTCAACCGATGGCTCCTTGAGGAGTGTAAATCGATGTTGACGCACAGTCAGGAGCTTAGTTCTCGCGATAAAGAAGGAATCGGCTGTCAGCTTCGGAATGATGGCAACGGCCAGATCTCCCCGTTTCTGGAGTGGAGGGTTTCCAGGCTCGAGTCTACGAGTGCCATTCCTGGCAACCATGCAAAGGAACTTCTATGGCCGCCTttcaaattgaaagaaaATATCAGGATATGGATGTATTGTACTTGCGCCCCTTGCGGAGATGCCAGTATGGAATTATGCATGGCAGCCCAAGATGATCCCACTCCGTGGGACGTTCGCGCCCTTGACGACGCAGCCACTGAAATTGAATCCGACCTTACGAAAGGTCTCCTAGACGGCCGTGCGCACTTCTCGGTGCTAGGCGCCGTTCGCCGTAAACCATCTCGTGCTGATGCAGAGCCGACGCTAAGCAAATCTTGTTCAGACAAACTTGCCGCGAAGCAAATCACATCATTGCTCTCTTTTCCAGCGAGTCTACTTATCGCACCATCTCCTAATGCATATCTGGCCAACCTCATTCTTCCGGAAGATGAAATCAGCCAGGTTGCCTGTGAGCGATCATTCGGGAATGGGCAAACCGGCCGTCTTCGAGAGCTTAATGGCCGAAAATGGCAGGATTTTGGAGCGTCTGCTCGTTTGGACAGTTATTATGCCTTCTTTCCGTTCACTGTTCGGTCATTACCAATGGAACAGCTGAGTGCCCTCTGGCATTTTTCCAAATCAAAAGACGCCGGTTTGCCAGCTAGTAAATCATCCAACAAGTCTGCAGTCTGGACAGCAGCTTCATCTTTTGGCGCCAAGCCGGCTTATACCTCGTTTCGCCAGAAGCAGTCGACAGGTCGGGCTTCCAAGTCGATTCCGAAAACGTTTCCTACCAATATTATTGAGACCATTTTAAATGGTGTAAAGCAAGGATATCGGATCACCTCTCCAGATGCGCGCAAGGCCAGTGCTTTATCACGAGCTAAGATGTGTGAATTGCTTTGTGATATTGTTAAACTTCTACCAGAAGTGAGCATCGGCTATTACCAAAGTAAGGACGGATGTCCCGTTAACGAGAATGAAGCCAGCCGTAAAAGGTTGGATGATAGGTCTGAGATGGGGGAGCGGTTTGCACACCTGAAAGAATGCGTCGTCTCCTCACCCACGTACTTCTTAATGAAGCGCAATGCCGAAGGAGCAAGGCTATTGCATTTGCGAAAGCAAGCTCTGGAAGATGTCCGACAAACCCTAGGCAATTGGATTGAAAATAGAGGTGATGAACAGTGGACATTGGGGCCAGCCAAAGATAAAAATGTGTGA
- a CDS encoding uncharacterized protein (EggNog:ENOG410PR7A~COG:A~BUSCO:16591at33183), giving the protein MADKLRTLQNLEALQARYVGTGHADTTKYEWTSNIIRDSYASYVGHPPLLQYMAIGMGEPKEKVRAMMLEKMVRGAGDPPEVQE; this is encoded by the exons ATGGCCGATAAACTTCGTActctccaaaatcttgagGCTTTACAAGCTCGCTACGTCGGAACCGGCCACGCGGATACCACAAAGTATGAATGGACCTCGAATATCATTCGCGATAGCTATGCGTCGTACGTTGGCCACCCACCACTCTTGCAGTACATGGCAATCGGAATGGGCGAGCCCAAAGAGAAAGTTAGAGCTATGATGTTGGAGAAGATGGTTAGAGGAGCAGGGGATCCGCCGGAG GTACAAGAATAA
- a CDS encoding uncharacterized protein (EggNog:ENOG410PJHN~COG:S), translated as MAALHAALQSLQPVSIEEIPTSNEGLCTYIRDLLIQARLIVESVPETPSPPITSNLPAGSKSPTNGEDSSETLLASTTLPALIKSSSTPALGPVDILSLRSEWGQPINRVDNAKENPLRIPVYKLRSIDGKGAWFARRSVHAGSLPYSRFEKKLQSELAETMKLREKIGKEVSIRGVGSEGCLENLTVPLHSAQMDTTSGNRNLLGNIEVHHLSAHFPGPSASRDFVTLLVTSKKALEVSCQRRDEGENENSPPPRNFIVISKPCAHPDVPIRKGFVRGQYESVEMIRELPAPIEGDSSGASENKGDANPVEWIMITRSDPGGSIPRWMVEKGTVPSIVSDAKKFIDWASQDQPKSESTDEDFSTSQPSHDSGKYEEKQQQLKTGPGERVSTQCTPGRQAPAKERRSSEVKSSHGEVDSMPSHEVGFAAGIVQGVSLTLKSTAPKGLFDYIDLPTTSKHPGDETDEGQVNDGIRDGGSNVTRTSTASRNMNNASPSSSTASFVSADSQLGDMQGNKEDSIPSSSGIGNNNSPVMFNTKVTSSTSNSIFSLKQEFTPPNAYDKELARIFDRKNKVLRDLELNHAQRNELVSQVSQSHAPDVNASDEIQERIASPSKRGKDATSNKRSLAALERKEAKLNSQLNKIEAQQQKIVAKIELKRRKELEKDERIRLKVEVETLKKEMDRMKVEISRLRQERGQWVSIVGKLQQENTELAAQLLKRGGI; from the coding sequence aTGGCGGCGTTACATGCAGCGCTTCAGTCGCTACAACCAGTTTCGATTGAAGAGATCCCTACGAGTAACGAAGGACTATGCACGTATATACGGGACCTTCTCATTCAAGCTCGGCTGATCGTTGAATCAGTACCTGAGACCCCTTCTCCTCCAATCACTTCCAATCTTCCTGCAGGCTCCAAAAGCCCAACGAATGGTGAAGATAGCTCGGAAACCCTCCTTGCCTCGACGACATTACCGGCTCTCATAAAATCTTCATCCACACCTGCATTAGGACCCGTGGATATACTCTCATTACGGAGTGAGTGGGGTCAACCCATCAACAGGGTCGATAATGCGAAGGAAAACCCGTTGCGTATCCCCGTATACAAGCTTAGGAGCATAGATGGGAAAGGTGCCTGGTTCGCTCGGCGGAGTGTTCATGCCGGATCTCTTCCGTATAGCAGATTCGAAAAGAAGCTTCAAAGTGAGCTAGCAGAGACTATGAAACTCCGGGAAAAAATAGGTAAGGAAGTGAGTATCAGGGGGGTTGGGAGCGAGGGGTGTCTAGAGAACCTGACTGTCCCGCTGCACTCTGCTCAAATGGATACAACTAGCGGCAACAGGAACCTCCTGGGGAATATTGAGGTGCATCACCTATCGGCTCATTTTCCCGGGCCCTCAGCTTCGAGGGACTTTGTTACGTTGTTGGTCACCTCTAAAAAGGCGTTAGAGGTCTCTTGTCAAAGACGCGACGAAGGCGAAAACGAAAACTCCCCTCCTCCCAGAAATTTCATTGTTATATCAAAGCCGTGTGCGCACCCCGACGTACCTATACGCAAAGGTTTTGTCCGCGGTCAGTATGAGTCTGTCGAGATGATTAGGGAGTTACCAGCCCCGATAGAGGGAGATTCATCTGGAGCCTCGGAAAACAAAGGAGATGCAAACCCTGTGGAATGGATTATGATCACGAGAAGTGACCCAGGAGGAAGCATACCGAGATGGATGGTGGAGAAGGGCACAGTTCCAAGCATCGTTTCAGACGCGAAAAAATTCATAGATTGGGCGTCTCAGGACCAACCAAAGAGTGAGAGCACAGACGAGGATTTCTCGACTTCCCAGCCTTCGCATGATTCTGGAAAATATGAAGAGAAGCAACAGCAGTTAAAGACAGGACCGGGTGAGCGAGTATCAACACAATGCACCCCCGGGAGACAGGCACCAGCAAAGGAGAGAAGGAGCTCGGAAGTGAAAAGCAGCCATGGCGAGGTGGATTCAATGCCATCGCACGAAGTAGGCTTCGCAGCAGGTATAGTTCAAGGAGTCTCCTTAACCCTAAAATCGACCGCACCTAAAGGGCTCTTCGACTATATCGACCTGCCCACAACCTCTAAGCACCCGGGAGATGAAACTGACGAAGGTCAAGTCAACGATGGAATAAGGGATGGTGGAAGCAATGTTACCAGAACAAGCACAGCTTCGCGAAATATGAATAATGCCTCGCCATCTTCATCCACCGCTTCCTTTGTGAGTGCTGATTCGCAACTAGGAGATATGCAAGGGAACAAGGAAGATAGCATCCCTAGCTCGTCCGGGATCGGGAATAATAACAGTCCCGTCATGTTCAACACGAAGGTAACCAGTAGCACTAGTAACAGCATTTTCTCGCTCAAGCAGGAGTTTACGCCGCCAAATGCCTATGACAAGGAACTAGCCAGAATTTTCGACCGCAAAAATAAGGTCCTTAGGGATCTTGAGCTGAACCACGCGCAGCGCAATGAACTAGTGAGCCAGGTCTCACAATCACACGCCCCCGACGTCAACGCGAGCGATGAAATCCAAGAACGCATCGCATCCCCAAGCAAAAGGGGGAAGGATGCAACCTCGAATAAAAGAAGCCTAGCAGCACTAGAACGGAAGGAAGCGAAATTAAACTCTCAGCTGAATAAAATTGAAGCGCAGCAGCAAAAGATTGTAGCAAAGATAGAGTTAAAACGTCGCAAAGAGTTAGAAAAGGATGAGAGAATTAGGCTGAAAGTGGAAGTTGAAACACTAAAGAAAGAAATGGATCGAATGAAGGTAGAAATTAGCAGGTTGAGACAGGAGCGAGGACAATGGGTTAGTATAGTTGGAAAGTTGCAGCAAGAGAATACCGAGCTTGCTGCTCAGCTTCTGAAGAGAGGAGGAATATAG
- a CDS encoding uncharacterized protein (TransMembrane:1 (i46-68o)), with product MASGMVGVSASQDLGSLVACLSRGRGRHSFPPLTVYLKLSKARLTLVRIILLISGLVLFLFIVLIDLFPGEAQLLSFLSHWMGMDSAKLGIRCWISLCSFRSSASDLSLSNHLCMLS from the coding sequence ATGGCGTCTGGAATGGTGGGAGTCAGCGCTTCACAGGATCTGGGATCCCTAGTTGCTTGTCTTTCACGGGGCAGAGGCCGCCATTCTTTCCCGCCCCTGACTGTTTACCTGAAGCTATCCAAGGCCAGGCTCACCCTTGTTAGGATCATCCTCCTTATCTCCGGGCtggttttgtttttgttCATCGTTTTGATTGATCTTTTTCCTGGAGAAGCCCAGCTCTTGTCTTTCCTCTCCCACTGGATGGGGATGGATTCGGCAAAGCTGGGAATCAGATGCTGGATTTCCTTGTGCTCGTTTCGAAGCTCTGCTTCTGATCTCTCTTTGTCAAATCATCTATGCATGTTAAGCTAG
- a CDS encoding uncharacterized protein (EggNog:ENOG410PIVG~COG:S~BUSCO:10972at33183): protein MAAQGISLTHAVVSTEKRRVNRVKRPLNNVGQHTRCLTETLSSTNAIWTLCSIMLPKAPESDLPKDDNPLVEALFNYQLLHIEAYVVHVDMVSQSEVAFKLTPETIESLVEYHKEVFSVDTAASTWNWAEKEIQLKKLQEEFVQAANRFVFRTGVRVLEGMEEEGAGELLGGRSDDAKAAVMGLFVPLLPPPPRVVDVVQPTPLLPSSTGPQDWWNSPIPQNPPVPVESWQVVPSSPSTASSCDSHQSLWASITMSEMHLPSPAPSQSPPLSTASYTAAEFYDPSATTAAMAPLLLPSMIAQQQCSASAGMGGFGWNDRIVDLALPYGTTM, encoded by the exons ATGGCTGCTCAAGGGATCAGCTTGACCCATGCCGTTGTTTCTACGGAGAAACGG AGGGTTAACCGGGTCAAGCGCCCTTTAAATAATGTCGGCCAGCATACCAGATGTTTGACGGAGACGCTCTCATCGACAAATGCCATCTGGACTCTCTGCTCTATCATGCTACCCAAGGCACCGGAATCTGATCTACCCAAGGACGACAACCCTCTCGTGGAGGCGCTTTTCAACTACCAGCTTCTCCACATAGAAGCATACGTGGTACATGTCGACATGGTCTCTCAGAGTGAGGTTGCGTTCAAGTTGACCCCAGAGACCATCGAGTCTTTGGTTGAATACCATAAGGAGGTGTTTTCCGTGGACACTGCTGCCAGCACCTGGAACTGGGCCGAGAAAGAGATCCAATTGAAGAAGCTGCAGGAAGAGTTCGTCCAGGCTGCCAACCGGTTCGTATTCCGCACGGGCGTTCGTGTGCTTGAAGGAATGGAGGAAGAGGGAGCTGGTGAGCTCCTTGGCGGTCGGAGTGACGATGCAAAGGCGGCGGTGATGGGATTGTTTGTTCCGCTgcttccaccaccaccacgaGTCGTCGATGTGGTGCAACCAACTCCGCTTCTCCCAAGCTCAACCGGTCCTCAAGATTGGTGGAACAGCCCGATCCCACAAAACCCACCCGTGCCCGTTGAATCGTGGCAGGTAGTTCCTTCGAGCCCCAGCACGGCATCTTCATGTGACTCACATCAAAGCCTATGGGCTAGCATTACGATGAGTGAGATGCACTTGCCATCACCTGCTCCCTCGCAAAGTCCGCCGTTGTCTACTGCTTCGTACACTGCTGCCGAATTCTACGACCCTTCGGCCACAACTGCAGCAATGGCTCCTTTGCTCTTACCGAGTATGATTGCACAGCAGCAATGCAGCGCTTCAGCTGGAATGGGTGGCTTCGGGTGGAATGATCGCATCGTGGATCTCGCATTGCCATATGGCACCACGATGTAA
- a CDS encoding uncharacterized protein (EggNog:ENOG410PYTX~BUSCO:16605at33183), producing MSQLPLSPPPEPRLEPQQPVPLTASVRITPIHELLPDIRVPAEPLPPHRYHPVTCAPLDVVELSLELQQLRKEHTTPVAALKAQRELAKEVKRRMEQTEAKMDSIQKQMKRKKEERDTERRVFSKIKKEKEGKM from the coding sequence ATGAGCCAGCTGCCACTATCCCCTCCGCCGGAGCCACGGTTGGAGCCTCAACAGCCGGTCCCGCTCACTGCGAGTGTTCGTATCACCCCGATCCACGAACTCCTCCCCGACATCCGCGTGCCTGCCGAACCGCTGCCGCCTCATCGATACCATCCCGTCACCTGCGCGCCGCTCGATGTCGTCGAACTCAGCTTAGAACTGCAGCAACTTCGAAAGGAACACACCACACCCGTTGCTGCTCTGAAGGCGCAGAGGGAGCTCGCCAAAGAAGTTAAACGGCGGATGGAACAAACGGAAGCGAAAATGGACAGTATCCAAAAgcagatgaagaggaagaaagaagaaagagataCCGAAAGACGGGTATTCTCGAAAATTaagaaggagaaagaaggaaagatGTGA
- a CDS encoding uncharacterized protein (EggNog:ENOG410PMAJ~COG:S~TransMembrane:1 (i21-38o)~BUSCO:10208at33183) — translation MKMQAFVPKSRRPKFSLTLRVIDIINVPLGVGTAYVKWQLPSSASPEHSGETAKVQLQAHRATWGYEKALAVRLMVDRNHMLQECGIRFDILQEFSPNSRSDRSLLGNIDLNLAEYVEEAEADEGVVRRYLMQNSKINATVKIGIMMHQIEGESNFTAPPLKPATVFSGIAGFMNAAKGDSEDAGRVPSFHHRTREFTELHDLYFRNLAASWASQAGELPPDQVIEDIFAGGDGWASGRPSLKVGDDDEEDTGYLSDTYSRRTTRNKSPARSTRSGDSLGTHLRSHSKHSDFSFSSDVGGKDLKGKGKRRKNREVDEFEVREDLRSWEISWAK, via the exons ATGAAGATGCAGGCCTTTG TCCCCAAGAGCAGACGG CCCAAGTTCTCACTGACCTTACGC GTGATCGACATCATCAATGTGCCCCTTGGGGTGGGTACTGCCTATGTGAAATGGCAGCTACCATCCTCGGCCTCTCCTGAACACTCTGGGGAAACGGCCAAGGTGCAGCTCCAGGCCCATAGGGCGACCTGGGGTTACGAAAAGGCATTAGCCGTCAGATTGATGGTTGACCGGAACCATATGCTTCAAGAGTGTGGGATTCGCTTTGATATCCTCCAGGAATTCTCACCCAACAGCCGCAGCGATAGATCGCTGCTTGGAAATATCGATCTGAATCTTGCTGAATATGTGGAAGAAGCTGAGGCAGACGAAGGTGTCGTCCGCCGCTACTTGATGCAGAATAGCAAGATCAATGCTACAGTGAAGATCGGCATTATGATGCACCAGATTGAGGGAGAAAGCAATTTCACTGC ACCCCCTCTCAAGCCAGCCACAGTCTTCAGCGGGATCGCCGGTTTCATGAATGCAGCGAAAGGAGATTCTGAGGATGCAGGTCGCGTTCCTTCTTTTCACCACAGAACCCGGGAGTTTACCGAGCTCCATGATCTTTATTTCCGTAATCTTGCAGCGTCCTGGGCCTCGCAGGCTGGAGAGTTGCCGCCGGACCAAGTGATCGAGGACATTTTCGCCGGAGGGGATGGTTGGGCATCGGGACGCCCGAGCCTGAAGGTCGGTGATGATGACGAGGAGGATACTGGATATCTCAGTGATACTTATTCTCGACGCACGACTCGAAATAAATCTCCTGCACGCAGTACGAGATCGGGAGACTCGCTGGGAACTCATCTACGAAGCCATAGCAAACATTCAGACTTCTCTTTCAGCTCCGACGTCGGCGGTAAGGACCTtaaaggaaaaggaaaacggCGAAAGAATCGTGAGGTGGACGAATTTGAAGTTCGTGAAGATCTTAGAAGCTGGGAAATCTCATGGGCAAAATGA
- a CDS encoding uncharacterized protein (EggNog:ENOG410PZJU~BUSCO:1663at33183) yields MFQRSVRDAALCLRCQNCLRPLWRPLTPISLAPSPNRQFQTTACSNEENADSETTKSQGPKFSTRRKGRGYHIEQLDSITLGNPSHVLVVDQKAKRTKQVTEKKDENPRLNRPSEVLEEVDRERYRVVGATEVSANFEYLRSLHKPGDHLFPVNWDKLRDVLQHGFTQPQLARYVKEYEANEEVKTKSKPNGDIVPSDRPRTWKWKVGTPHEAQEGLSPKLKKTRYVQGKAYLAEKIMRDCWGLLIRNEIGHADLHVQSDCLSTFLLSNSVPLRTVAEAHNVKIDVTKAFNRIRIIGPESDALQAYNAVEQLVARIRSKEVDLPKHGSLFPGEENAEFEEAFIQALQEEHGLFCRINKDSKKFVCYYLDENKLDAEKVCKSISLATSLPLDQANRPFTYFPSDQPANVYSMINPEYMSFPDRNKNWFRWAKPLLENSIQGGRAARRPPADIYSKEPTAPQSRISDSLLEHHPVQSSIEPFTHETVTAAVGKCLFQREPKFKADEITFSEIESSLPKRTFIADVPNTWSFLKTLSPVDTDAAIHRIRLLPSPSNDVNFPVLELEMEVPQTKEWRGFVATAVFRKATAILRENHADMLLPETALDIRFTRTVHYDLLEGSQLASVISDKHPSHSSLLQCVASLNYLLPISRHQPPMPLFCKVSLPKKLLAMSESSSGQKGETEGGAEGSARDTEFIEGEYVFPPLRSLTAARIARFNYKDLELSFSNPRTGPLFPIQNINMSLSVGRSDDELRPLIASRENRGSAPPAMGRESLRLLFPPLYTRACQLAFELSAHRENNTDDSE; encoded by the coding sequence ATGTTTCAGAGGTCAGTCAGGGATGCGGCACTCTGTCTACGATGCCAGAATTGCCTCCGACCCTTATGGCGACCCTTAACTCCCATTTCTCTCGCCCCGTCGCCAAACCGACAATTCCAGACGACCGCCTGCAGCAACGAGGAGAATGCAGATTCAGAGACAACTAAAAGCCAAGGCCCGAAATTCTCCACGCGTCGCAAGGGCCGGGGCTATCATATAGAGCAGCTTGATTCGATAACTCTTGGGAACCCTTCACATGTGCTTGTCGTTGACCAAAAGGCCAAGCGCACTAAGCAAGTGACGGAAAAGAAGGACGAAAATCCGCGATTGAACCGCCCCTCTGAAGTCTTGGAGGAGGTGGATAGAGAGCGATATAGAGTAGTTGGAGCGACTGAGGTATCGGCGAATTTCGAGTACCTCCGCTCGCTTCATAAACCTGGAGATCACCTATTTCCAGTCAACTGGGACAAGCTCCGAGACGTTCTTCAACATGGTTTCACGCAACCGCAATTGGCGCGTTATGTTAAGGAGTATGAAGCTAATGAGGAAGTCAAGACGAAGAGCAAACCCAACGGCGATATCGTACCCTCGGACAGACCAAGAACGTGGAAGTGGAAAGTTGGGACACCTCATGAAGCTCAAGAGGGCCTTTCACCAAAACTcaagaaaacaagatatGTGCAAGGAAAAGCTTATTTGGCCGAAAAGATCATGAGGGATTGCTGGGGGCTTTTGATCCGAAATGAAATTGGGCACGCGGATCTTCACGTACAGTCCGACTGTCTCTCTACATTTCTCTTGTCCAATTCAGTACCGCTAAGGACGGTTGCGGAAGCGCACAACGTGAAGATCGATGTCACAAAGGCCTTTAACCGGATTAGAATAATAGGCCCCGAGTCCGACGCACTCCAGGCTTACAATGCTGTGGAACAGTTGGTGGCTCGAATTCGCTCCAAAGAAGTTGATCTCCCGAAACATGGTTCCCTGTTTCCAGGCGAAGAAAATGCGGAATTCGAAGAGGCTTTCATACAGGCACTGCAAGAGGAACATGGATTGTTTTGCCGGATAAATAAAGACTCGAAAAAATTCGTCTGCTATTATTTGGATGAAAACAAATTGGATGCTGAAAAAGTATGCAAAAGCATATCTCTTGCTACATCTTTGCCTCTTGATCAGGCCAATCGTCCTTTTACATACTTCCCAAGCGATCAACCAGCGAATGTCTATTCCATGATAAACCCAGAATATATGTCCTTTCCGGATCGCAACAAAAACTGGTTTAGATGGGCCAAGCCTCTTCTCGAAAATTCCATACAAGGTGGAAGAGCAGCTAGGAGACCGCCGGCAGATATTTACAGCAAAGAGCCTACCGCTCCTCAAAGTAGGATCAGCGATTCACTCCTCGAACACCATCCCGTGCAAAGTAGCATCGAGCCTTTCACGCACGAAACCGTTACAGCCGCTGTCGGCAAGTGTCTTTTCCAGAGGGAACCCAAGTTCAAGGCTGATGAGATTACTTTCTCGGAAATTGAATCTTCATTGCCAAAGAGAACCTTCATCGCAGACGTCCCGAATACTTGGTCTTTTCTGAAAACACTTTCACCAGTTGACACTGACGCAGCGATTCATCGAATTCGTCTTTTGCCGTCTCCAAGCAATGACGTTAATTTTCCCGTATTAGAGTTAGAAATGGAAGTTCCTCAGACCAAGGAATGGCGCGGGTTCGTTGCCACTGCGGTATTTAGAAAAGCGACCGCAATTCTCAGAGAGAACCATGCCGACATGCTTTTGCCAGAAACAGCTTTGGATATTCGATTTACCAGGACCGTTCACTATGACCTTCTCGAGGGTAGTCAACTCGCCTCCGTCATTTCCGACAAACATCCTTCGCACTCATCCCTCTTACAGTGCGTAGCGAGCTTGAATTACTTGCTACCGATTTCTCGCCATCAACCTCCGATGCCTTTGTTTTGCAAGGTTTCACTCCCCAAAAAGTTGCTGGCAATGTCGGAATCGTCGTCGGGCCAGAAGGGCGAAACCGAAGGAGGTGCGGAAGGCTCGGCTCGGGATACAGAATTTATCGAAGGCGAGTACGTCTTCCCGCCTCTGCGTTCACTTACGGCTGCAAGAATTGCGAGGTTCAATTATAAAGACCTTGAGCTCAGCTTCTCCAACCCAAGAACGGGGCCTCTGTTTCcaattcaaaacatcaataTGAGTCTGTCCGTTGGCCGGTCTGACGATGAGTTACGACCGTTAATTGCTTCTCGAGAGAATCGCGGCTCAGCGCCTCCCGCGATGGGTAGGGAATCTCTGAGGCTGCTGTTCCCGCCTTTGTACACCCGCGCATGCCAGCTGGCTTTTGAATTGAGTGCACATAGAGAGAACAACACAGATGACTCTGAATGA